The stretch of DNA GTGAAGGGTAAAATGCCCGAAGCCAAAGCTGCTTACCAGCAGGCACTTGAGTTGGCACAGGCGGCCAAACGTCCCGTCGATATTGGCATGGGATACCGGTCGCTGGGTTATTGGTATCAGAATGCGAACGACTACGGTAAAACTTTAGACCTTTATCATCAGGCGTTACGCATATTTCATCGGCACGCGCCAAACCGGGCCGTGCGCGTGTATCTGCGCATTGGGCAAAGCTACCTCTACCTGAAAGACCCCGACAAAGCCCGCAGCTACTTCCAGCGGGGGCTAACCGTTGCCCGGCAACAGCGAGATACCTCCGACGCCGTACACTTCTATGGTAGCTTATCGATAGTTGAAAAAGATCAGAAAAACTATCCCAAAGCCATTCAATACAGTCAAACTGCACTGAAGCTATATCAGCAACAAAAAAACAAGTTAGAATACAATGTAACGTTATTGAATCAGGCACTGCTCTATAAAGATATGGGGCAGTATAAAACCGCTGAAGCACAACTAAAGGAGGTTGCTGCCTATTCCCGTCAGGCCAACGATAAGGAGATGCTGGCCTACGTCGACATCAACCTGCCCAACGTGCTGCTGCCGCTCAATCGGCTCGATGAGGCCGAAGCAGCCAGTAGGCGGGCATTGGCCTGGATCAATCGCACGGGGGTGAATCAGTTTTCCATGCACGAAGAAGTGTATGGCCACCTGAGCCGCATAGCCGAACGCCGGGGCAACTATCAGCAGGCACTGGCCTTCTATAAACTACAGATGGCGGCTCACGACAGCGTATTTAATTCCGCTAAAAATCAACAGATTGCCGAATTAGACGCCCGCTACCAAACCCGCGAACAGGAAGCCCGCATCCAGCTTCTGAACGAAAGCAATGCCCTGAAAGACCGGCAGATTTGGGCAGGCGTTGGGGAATGCTGTTGCTGACGCTGCTGCTGGGCGGACTGTTCTGGCAATTCCAGTCTATACGGCGTAAACGGTCTGAAATTGAGCGGCAGGCCGATCAGCTAAAAACGCTGATGCGCGAGTTGCACCACCGGGTCAAAAACAACCTCGCGATTGTGTCGAGCCTGTTGCGGCTACAGGTTCGGCATTTAGACGATGAAAAAGCGATTGAAGCCGTGCGGGTAAGCCAGCAGCGAGTACACGCTATGTCGCTCATTCATCAGCGACTCTACCAGACCGACGCCGTTTCGTCGGTGAATATGCGCGAGTTCCTGACCGATCTGGCCCAGAACCTGATGCAGGCGTATGGCTTTGAAGCCAATCGGTTCGATTTGCAGATTGCTATCGACCAGCCCGACGTTGACGTCGATGTGGCGATACCGATGGGGTTGATTGCCAATGAGTTGATTACGAACGCATTCAAATATGCCTACACCGACGTGGAGCGGCCCCGGCTGCATATTGGCCTGCACAATCATAACGGTCTGACCCTCGAAGTGCAGGACAATGGCCCCGGCTTAGCCGATACCGACTGGCAACCGCAGGTCAATCGGCAGGCGTCGTTTGGGCAGCGATTGGTTGCTACCCTCAGCCAGCAGTTAGACGCTACCATTGAACTCGTTCGGCAGAACGGCACCCTGTTTCGGCTTCATATCCCGTCGAATCGACTGCAACCGGTGGAGTGATGTGCGTACAATACGGCAACGATAACGATCAAAACAGATTCACCATACGCGACAGCCACGCCGAAATCAGCAGCGAAATAGCTACAAAACCCAGCCCGTAATATAGCCCAAAGCTTTCGGCAATGAAACCAACGATGGGTGGCCCGGCCAGAAAACCGACAAAGCTAAACGTGGCGAAGGTTGCCAGCCCGGCAGCGGGCGGAATGCCCGGCACCCGCAACGCAGCCGCGTACAGAATGGGCGCACCCAATGAGCAGCCTGCACCCAGCACCGCAAAGCCCAACAGGGCCATAGCTGGATAGGGGAGGGCAATGGCAATAAGCAGACCCGCAGCGGCCAGTGTACCGCCAATTTGCAGCCAGCGTTTGGCCCCAATTTTCGGGATAATAGCGTCGCCCAGAAACCGGAAACTGGTCATGGTCAGCGAGAAACTGGCGAATCCCAGCGCGGCAATCTGACTGCTGGCTCCCAGCGTTTCGCGTAAATAAACCGCACTCCAGTCGAAAGCCGCGCCTTCGCCCATTGCCAGAGCGAGACCAATCAGAATCATCAGCAGCAGGTCGCGGTTGGGCCGCACAAACGACGACCCGGCTTTTTCGCCCGATTCCGTGCGGCTGCTCGACGGCACCTGCGCCAGGGTAGGCTGTAGCAAAAACGAGCCAATCAGCACCAGGGCGGCCATTGCCATCACGTGTACGGGCGGGGCTACGTGCAACGCAATTACAGCCCCGGCAATGCCCGACCCAAACAACCCGCCCAAACTCCACATGCCATGACACGACGACATAATCACGATGCCTTCGGCCCGTTCGAGGTTGGTGGCACTGGTGTTCATGGCTACGTTGATGAGCGCACCATTCAGGCCCATCAGAAACAGACCGAGGGCCAAAATTGCCGGATTAGGCGCGTTGAGCGGGATGCATACGGCCAATGCCAGCCCAATAGCCGACCACAAACACGCCCGTGCTTCGCCTAATTTGCCGATGATCCAGCCCGTTATGGGGTTCATGACCAACAGCCCGGCAGGCAGCGCGAAGAGCGTCAGGCCCAGTTCGGCATCGGACAGTTGCAGCTTTTGTTTGACGTAAGGGATGTGCGACACCCAGCTACCGAACAGGATACTGTCGGAAGCAAAGACTAATCCAATGGCTAACGCCCGCCGGTTCAGGAAGAATGTCAGCAGGTTCCGCACAAACAGGTTTCGGTGCGGCTTTTCGACAGAAATAGTTGAGTTCATAGGTACAAAATTACAGCAGGTTGCCACGCGGTTTCTTGCGTGAATTAGCCAGTTTTAATGCTGTATTGATTAAATTTGGTTGTTATTGTCTGTTGAATTATCAATAAGGCGTTATTTTGGTAAAGCGGGTGGAAACCCGCATTACAGGAATGGAATGAAACTACAATTCGAGAAAATAGAACCCGAAGCGGGGAGTTCGTTTCGCGTGATTCACCTGACCGAAGCCGAAACGTGCCGCGTGTTCTGGCATTATCACCCCGAATACGAGATTGTGTACATTCCGCACGGCAACGGTCAACGGCGCGTTGGCACCAACGTGTCGCGGTACGAAACCGGCGAACTGGTGTTTATCGGGCCGAACCTGCCGCATCTGAATTTCAGCTACGGTAAAGCCGGGCAGTACGACGAGATTATTGTGCAGATGCGCGACGATTTTCTGGGCGATTCGTTTCTGCAAAAACCTGAGCTGAGCCACGTTCGGCGGTTGTTCGAGCGGGCGCACCGGGGGCTGGCGTTCGGCGACGAAACCAAACAGCGCGTTGGCCCGCTGCTCAACGAATTGCCCGCGCAACCCCCGTTCGAGCGAATGCTGACGCTGCTGCGTGTGTTGCAGCAATTGGCCGATGCCGCAGACATGCAGCCGCTCCATGCCAACGGCGTTCGGTTCGATCTGAACCCAAAAGAGCAGGAACGGATTAGCCGCGTTTGTCAGTATGTTGAACAGCACTACGCCCAGCCTATCGACGTTCGCGCCGTGGCCGACCTCGTTAGCCTGACCGTACCGGCTTTTTGCCGCTATTTTAAACGCATGACGAACCTGACATTTACCGATTTCGTAAACGAGTACCGTGTCAATCAGGCCCGCAGGCTCCTGCATTCGTCGCGCACCGTGGCCGACGTGGGCTATGCCGTGGGGTTCAACAACCTATCGCACTTCAACAAAACGTTCCGGGCCATAACCGGTCAAACGCCAAGCGATTATCGAAAAGAATTAGTGGTGTAGCTGAATACTTCGCTGGTGCATAGGCTACCTGACCTGCTTCCACGCTTTCTGTAACACATCTCCCGCCGTGCGGTCCTGCGGGCTGTACTGGTCGCGTTCGCGGTGGCGCAGGTCATCGTCCATGAACCACTTCCAGGCAAAACCGCCCGCAAACCACGGCTGCGGCCACACGGCTTCGAGCAACGCTGCGTAGGCGTTGGCCTGAGCGGTTAGGTTGGCCGTGCATTCGGTGTCGGATTCCCACGGGCGACGGGCCGTGTGGTCGCAGGCACGGTAGCCAAATTCGGTGAACAGGATGGGTTTCTGGTGTCGGCTGCTGGTTTTTTTTAAGGCGTTCAGGTGTGGTTTCCAGCCCCGCACAAGGTCGGCGGGGCCCGGTTCGCGGTCGTCGGAAAGGGGGAAATAAGCATCGACGCCAATGTAATCCAGTTCGCTCCAGAACGGGATGCGTTCGTAGCGGTCCCAGTTGGCTGCGTAGGTCAGCTTGCCTTTGTAAACGCTTTTCACCTGTCCAATGAGTCGTTGCCAGAAGGCAGGCCGGGCAATGGCGAAGCGGTCGAGTTCGGTGGTGATGCAATACAAATCGACGTTGAGCGAGTCGGCCATGTGGGCGAAAAACAGTACGTATTGCGCGTAGTCGTGTTCAAAACTTTGCCAGTCGGCTTCGGTCGAAAATTCGAGATCGAGGTGCGAACCACCCATCATCCATACGTGCGGTTTGAGCATCGTTTTCAGCCCCTGCCGACGCGCCATCCGAACCGTTTCGGCCACACCCGCCGGAGTTTCGCCCCACCACTGCCCCCAGTTTCGACGCTCTTTGGGGCGGTTTTCGCTGAAATAAAAATGCGGGTCGCCTTTTCGGTTGAAGCCGTATGGCACAATGGCGACCCACTCGCCCCCAATGGCCCGCACGGGGGCCAATGCCATCGAATCGGGCTGGCGGGGCGGAGCCACCAAATTCACGCCTTTGTGCTTCGGGCCGTTGTATTGAAACGGCGGGGCAGTCTGGCAACCGAGCAGCGTAACGAAAACTAAAAGCAGGTGAAGGGGCATAGTAGAAGTTGGCAAGTCGGTAATTTACGATAGTAAACCGCTGCTTACTATGAAACGTGTTTTTTTAGGTTTATTTACTTTGCTGCTGGGTGTAGCACTCACCCCACCCGAACGATTGCCCCGCTTCCAACGCTATTTTGTAGCTGCCGAAAGCTACGAGTCGGTGGGCGTATTCGATGTCGATAACAACGATACACTTGATTTGGTATCGGGCGATTTCTGGTACGAAGGGCCAGCGTTTCGGCGTCGGCACCTGATTGGCAATTTACCCCGGCAGAACGAATATTACGACGATTTTTCGACTATTCCGATGGACGTCAATGCCGACGGGCGCATGGATTTCGTTACGGGCGGCTGGTTCGACGGCACACTGCGCTGGCTCGAAAACCCCGGTAAAAAAAATAGCCGCTGGCCCACGCACCCCATTGCAAAAGTAGGTAACATTGAAACTACCCGCGCCTGGGACGTTGATGGCGATGGTACGCCCGAAATTGTGCCGAATAACCCCGGCCATCCGCTCAAATACCTCAAAATGACTGGCCCTGCCCAGTTTACGATTGTGCAAATTGCTCCTACCCAGGGCCACGGACTGGGTTTTGGTGACGTTAATGCCGACGGGCGGGGCGACTTCATTCTAAGCGACGGCTGGCTCGAGGCCCCCGCCGACCGTGCATCGGGTCCGTGGACGCTGCACAACGAATTTTCACTCGGTTCGGCCAGCATACCCGTTCTTGTCATTGACGTGAATGGCGACAAGCTCAACGACCTGATTGTAGGGCAGGGGCATGGCTACGGTCTGCACTGGTACGAACAAACCCGCACCGCCACTGGTCAGCGCGGCTGGACGAAGCACCTGATCGATGACAAAAATTCCCAATATCACTGCCTTGAGTGGGTAGACCTCACCGGCGACGGGCGGCCCGAGTTGCTGACAGGCAAACGCTACCGCGCTCACAATGACAACGACCCCGGTTCCAACGACCCGGTAGGGTTGTACTATTTCACGTGGGACGTGGCCCGGAAGCAATTTGCCAAACACGACATTGCTTATGGCCCGGCGGGTGTAGGCAAAGGCACTGGCATCTACTTTGCCGTAGCTGACCTCCGTAAAACAGGCCGGAAAGACATAATTGTGGCTGGTAAAGACGGGTTGGCCGTTTTTTTCAACGAGCGGTAATCGAAACAAATTTCGTCAGGATAACGAAAAAGCGAATGCCACTACTCGAAAGTAATGGCATTCGCTTTTTCGTTATCCTGACGGCACAGCCGGTTACGCCGTGAGCGACCAGCCTTCGCGGTATTGGCGCGAAACAAACTGGTTGGCGTCCTCGAAGTTGGTGATCTTCATGCTTTTGCCATCCCACAGCAGCTTTTTGCGACCCGGATAATCGAAGCCCCGACCGTCGGCGCGGGCCGTGCGGAGGTTGTAGCTGCGAATGGCGAGGTTGCCCATCAGTACGGTTTCGGTGAGCGGACCCGAGAAGTCGAACGAGGAGGTCAACCCTTTGTGTTCTTTGCTGTTGAAACCCGCTTTGCAGGCATCGGCCCACAGCACCTGATGGCCCCACTCGGGTAGCTTCAGGTTCAGGTTGTTACGGTCTTCTTTAGGCACTTCGTACTTTTCTCCGCTCTTGGTATAAATTTTGGGATTCATACCATACAGGCCGCAGGTCAGCAACCCTTTATCGCCAATCATGAACATACCGTTGCTGCCACCGTCGTCGCTGAGCGGTTCGCTATCGGGCAGGAAGGCAGGCCGGAAGGGCTTGATACCGCCATCAGACCAGGTCATCGTAATGGGCGACTTGTTGGTTTTTGTCGGCTCGAACTGCATCATTACCTGCGATGAAGGCGGGCATCCTTCCGGGATATACTCCGGCGTCCAGTCTTTCATGAATACGGCACCTACGCTGCATTCGACCGAGGTTGGGTAGCTGATACCCAGCGTGCGGAACGGAACGTCCATGATGTGACAACCGATGTCGCCGAGCGCACCGGCCCCGAAGTTCCACCAGCCGCGCCATTTAAAGGGGTGATAACCAGGCGAGTAGCCAACCTTTTGCGCCGGGCCAATCCACAAATCCCAATCTACGTCGTCGGGGGGCGTAGTGGTTTGCGGCACCGGAATGCCCTGCGGCCACACCGGGCGGTTGGTCCAGAAATTGATGGTATGCACGTTGCCCAGCAATCCTTTTTTCACCCATTCGACCATCTGCTGCTGGGCCGGGTTCGACGCTCCCTGATTGCCCATCTGCGTCACGACCTTGTATTTGCGGGCTGCTTCGGTCAGCATCCGGGCTTCGTAGATATTGTGCGTCATTGGTTTCTGCACATACACGTGTTTGCCGAGTTGCATGGCCGCCATGGCTACCACAGCGTGCGTATGGTCGGCGGTCGAAACCGTCACGGCGTCGATGGTTTTGCCTTCTTTATCGAGCATCTCGCGGAAGTTTTTGTACCGCTTGGCGTTGGGATGCTTGTTGAAGTTGGCCTTAACCTGATCGCGACTCCAGTCGATGTCGCACAGGGCCACAATGTTGTTGGCACCGTTGTTAAAGGCGTTATTGGTATCCGAGAACCCTTTACCGGCAACGCCCACGCCCGCAATATTGAGCTTATCGCTGGGAGCAATAAAGCCTTTGCCGCCGAGTACGTGGCGCGGCACAATCATAAAACCGGCAGCCGCCAGCGCACCAGTCTGCAAAAACTGTCGGCGGGTGGTTTCGGTACTGGTCAATTTATCAGGTTGGTTCATAGACGTGATCGGATCGTTTTTGGTAAACAAAAGGGCATATCGGTCAATTTTTACCCGGAACCGCTACTTTTTTTAGCCAGCCTTATGCGTCTATCTTTGCCTTCTCTTCGCGTGTTCATGAAAAAACTCGTTTACCTGCTTTGGCTGGCGGCTCCGGCCTGGGCACAGTCGCCGTCAACCACGATACCGGCGTTGATCCCGGCCCCGCAAACGCTCGAACCTCGCTCCGGTTCATTCGCCATTACCAACCAGACCCGGTTGCATATACTGACCCCCGTTGCCTCGATACGCCGGATGGTGCGGGCCAACCTGCCCGGCCTGAAACTGACCGATCAGCCCCGACCCCTAAAAGCCATAACGGTGCGGCTGGCCCCGGTGCCGGGCGTTGGTGCGGAAGGCTACGACCTGACGGTTGGTGCCGACGGTATTCTGCTGACGGCCCCGCAGGAAGCCGGGTTGTTCTATGGGCTGCAAACCTTGCGGCAGTTGTTGCCCGTAACAACGCGGTCAGGCTCGCGGCTGGATCGTATTCCCGCGCTGCACATCCGCGATCAGCCCCGGTTTGGGTGGCGTGGGCTGATGCTCGACGTGAGCCGCCATTTCTTCGACAAAGCGTTTGTAAAGCGATTCATCGATCAGATGGCGCAGTACAAATACAACGTTTTCCACTGGCACCTGACCGACGATCAGGGGTGGCGCATCGAGATCAAAAGTCTGCCCCGGCTTACGCAGGTGGGCGCATTCCGGGTGCCGCGCACGGGCCGCTGGAATGACATCGAAAACCCGATGCCGGGCGAAAATCCGTCGTATGGCGGCTTCTACACCCAAAACGACATCCGCGAAATTGTGCAGTACGCTGCCGAACGCCAGATCACCATCGTACCTGAAATCGACATGCCGGGGCATAGCATGGCCGCTATCGTGGCGTATCCGAATCTGGCCTGTGACGGTAAACAGAAGGTGGTGCCGACGAATGGTAAATTCTATAAGTTGGAAGACAACACCCTGAACCCATGCAGCGACAGCACGTATGCCTTTGTCGATAAAGTGCTGACCGAAGTGGCTGCTCTGTTTCCCGGTCCGTATATCCATGTCGGGGGCGACGAAGCTTACAAGGGTTTCTGGACGACCTGCGAGCTGTGTAAACCTGTGATGGCGACCAACGGGCTGAAAACGATGGAAGAGTTACAGAGCTATTTTATCCGGCGCGTGGAACGAATCGTGCGGTCGAAAGGCAAAAAGCTCATCGGCTGGGATGAAATCCTGGAGGGGGACGGTCCGACGATTCGGCTGGCTCCGGGTGCTACGGTGATGAGCTGGCGTGGGATGCGGGGCGGTATCGAAGCCGCCCGGCAGGGTCGCCCGGTCATTATGACGCCTTTTCAGCACTGCTACTTAGACCTCTATCAGGGCGAACCGTCGGTCGAGCCGAGTACCTACAGCATGTGCCGGCTGAGTGATTCGTACCGGTTTGAACCTGTCCCTGATAGCGTTCGGGCCGAGTTGATTCTGGGAGGGCAGGGTAATCTCTGGACCGAGTCGGTGCCAACGCCCCGGCACGCCGAATATATGGTGTGGCCGCGTGCGTTTGCGCTGGCCGAGGTGCTGTGGTCGCCTAAAGAACGGCGCAACTGGCCGGAGTTTATGAACCGGGTAGAAGCACATTTCCGGCGGTTCGATGCGCTCGGTATCAACTACGCCCGCAGTGTGTATAACCCGATTATCACGGTTAAGCGACCACCATTGGGTTTCGTCGAGGTCTTTCTGAACCACGAACTGCCCGACGTGCTGCTGTACTACACCACTGATAGCACACAACCCGACGACCGCTCGCTCCTGTATGCCAACCTGATTCTGATGCCCAAAGGAGCCAGTCGGCTGAAGGTGATGGCCTACCGTTACGGCAAACCCATCGGCATGCTTATCGACCTGCCAATTGAGGAGCTTGCCAGACGGATTCGGTGAAGGTCATAAAAAATCGTTCCCGCTTACGGAACACAGCGGGAACGGGTTGAAATCCGAAATGCTGTTACTTCGGTTTGGCGAAGATGGTGTTATCGACCGGGCTGTTGATCGTCAGCTTCGTAATTTTAGCCGTAATTGGGGCGGGAACCTGTGGGTTGCTGACCTCAAACGTATGTGGCACGCTCAACCCATCCACTACTTTGTAATCCGAAAACGTTGCGCTGGTTTCACCCTGCGGGCTGCTGCCTTTCAGACCTAAAAGCTGGTAATCGTCGGCGGCAATAAAATAATTGTAAACACCTTCGGGCCGGGTCACTTTCAGGTTGTAGGCATCTTTTTCTTTGAATTTCTCTTTACCAACCAGTTCGTAGGGGAGCTTATCGGCTTTCAGGTAGGCCAGATGAAACATCTGTGGTTCGGTAGCGGTTTTGCCGGCTTTCAGGGCTTCGGCAGGCAGGTCTTGTGCTGTATTGCCGCCCGCCATCGGGTTAATCATCCAGCCTTTGTCGCCATCGAACACGTTCGTAATCTGCTGACCCATCACCGACACGTCGCTGCGGAGCGACTGGCCTACGACGTACACGTTTTTGGCGGTCATCTCCATGCCCATCACCGCCATCGACTGGTCCATTTCGAGCGTTTTTACAGCCGCAATTTTGTCGGCTCCGCCAATGGCAGCAACGTGCTTATCAATCACTTCGTCGGCGGTTTGGGCGAACGAAAAAGTTGGAATCGCTACCAGAGCGACAAGCGTAATCAGTTGTTTTTTCATGAAAAAAGTTGTCGAATACAGCCTTAAAGATACCGCTTTTTTCAACTTTGCCCAAGCTGCCTGGCAGGCCCAATAATCCTGCCGACAACAGTAGGATTATTGGGCCCGGCGGGTCATGACCTGAAAAACATCAACAGCTTCGACCAACGTGCGTTTGATAGAGTAGTGGATTAATAGAAATCTGCCTTGGTGCTATGATGAGAAGCCGGTGCGTTTTATCTTCAACCGATAAAACCTAAATCCGTTAACCCCCGATGCTGAACACAACGCGCGTTAAGCTCTCGATCATGATGTTTCTCCAGTTCTTTGTCTGGGGAGCCTGGTACGGGCAGATGAGTAAATATTTATTAACCCAACTCAACGCTACCGGCGATCAGGTGGGCAACGCTTACGCGGCTTTTTCGCTGGCGATGCTTGTTGCACCCTTCTTTGTCGGTATGATTGCCGACCGCTATTTTGCCGCCCAGAAAATGCTTGGCATCCTGAATCTGCTGGGCGCGGGCGTGTTGTACCTGATTACCCAAAACACTGACCCCGACCGCTTTTTCTACCTGATTCTGGCCTACTGCATCACCTTCGCACCGACGCTGGCCCTCACGTCGTCGATTGCCATGCAGCAGATGAGCAGCCCCGAAAAAGAATTTCCGGGTATTCGGGTACTGGGTACGGTAGCCTGGATTGTAGTTACGAACATCGTGGGTTTCTACGGCTTCGGCGATCAGGTCACGATTTTTCAACTGTCGATGTACTCGGCTGTCGCGCTGGGCGTGTTCTCGTTTTTCCTGCCCGATACCCCGCCCAAAGCTGATAAATCGACCTCGGTAGCGCAGATTCTGGGGCTTGATGCGTTCCGGCTCTTCCGCGACCGCTCGTTTGCCATTTTCTTTCTGTCGTCGGTGCTGATTTGTATTCCGCTGTCGTTCTACTACGCTATGGCAAATCCGTCGCTCACCGATGGCGGGATGCAGAACGTAGAGAACAAAATGTCGCTCGGTCAGGCATCGGAAGTGATTTTTATGCTGCTGATTCCGTTGGCTTATACCCGCTTGGGCGTTAAAAAAATGCTGATTGTGGGGCTGGTAGCCTGGATTGTACGATTTATTTGCTTCGGGTACGGCGACGCATCGAGCGAGTGGCTGCTGTATATCGCCATTCTGCTGCACGGCGTTTGTTATGATTTCTTCTTCGTAACGGGGCAGATTTATACCGACAACAAAGCGGGCGAAAAAATCAAATCGTCGGCGCAGGGGCTGATTACGCTGGCTACTTACGGCATTGGCATGGGCATCGGCTCGAAATTATCGGGCATCGTACTCGATATGTACACCCGCCCCGACGGCACCAAAGACTGGCTCTCGGTCTGGCTCGTGCCTGCCGGTATCGCAGCCGCCGTGCTGGTGGTATTCGTGTTGCTCTTTTCCGACAAACAACGTGTTCGCGCTACCAAAGACGAATCTGATTTAGTGAAAAGTTAAAAGTGAAGAGTGAAAAGTGGGTAACGGATATAGTGTGGGAAACGCTACTCACTTTTCATTGGTAACTTTTCATTTTTCACTTTTACCTATGCAACTCATTTCTTACAACATCAACGGCATTCGGGCAGCCATGCGCAACGGCCTGATTGACTGGCTTGCCCAACACGATTTCGATATTCTTTGCTTTCAGGAAGTAAAAGCCACTGCCGATGTTGTTGATCTGGCCCTGTTCGAGCAGCTTGGCTATCAGTACCACTGGCACGCTGCCGAGAAGAAAGGCTATTCGGGTGTGGCAACGTTTTCTAAAATCCCGCCGACGAATGTGGTGGTTGGCTGCGGCTTACCTGTCTACGATTGTGAGGGCCGGATTTTACGTACTGATTTCGAGGATATTACGCTCTTGAACTGCTATTTTCCGTCGGGTACGTCGGGCGAGACCCGGCAGAGCGTAAAGATGGAATTTCTGCGCGATTTTTTCGACTACGTGCAAAACCTGCGCCGGGAACGGCCCAATCTGATTGTGGTGGGCGATTATAACATTGCCCATACCGAGCGTGACATCCACGACCCGGTGCGGAACAAAAATACGACCGGCTTCCTGCCCGAAGAACGCGCCTGGATGGACGACTGGTTCGGCAACGGCATGGTCGATGCGTTCCGGTACGCCAATCCCGACAAAGTGGCCTATAGCTGGTGGAGTTACCGCGCTGGTGCCCGCGCCAACAACAAAGGGTGGCGCATCGACTACGCATCGGTCAGCGAACCGCTCCGCCCCCGTATCCGCGACTGTCAACTGCTGCCCGATGCCGTCCACGCCGACCATTGCCCGGTGCAACTATCGTTGAACCAAGATTAGCCAGAGTTGTCAGGATTAAACAGGATTTATGCGCTGTGCTTATTTTTGTAGAATCAAATAAGCGCAGCCCAGCATTAAATCTTGCGGTAATCCTGATAATCATGGCTAATCCTGGTTCAGATTATTTCCTCGTTTACAAACCCTACCTCACTCTCTCGCAGTTTTCGCGTGAGGGGAATAAGCCGACGCTGGCTGATTTGCCATTTGTGTTTCCGCCCGATGTATATCCGGTTGGTCGGCTCGATGCCGACAGCGAGGGGCTGTTGCTCTTGACCAACGATAAGCAACTGAACCACAGACTATTGAATCCTAAATTTCGGCATAACCGAACCTACTACGTACAGGTCGATGGGGCGTTGACCGACGAAGCATGTCGGCAACTTTCCGAAGGCGTCACCATTTCGGTCGATGGCAAGCCGTATCAGACGCTACCCGCAACGGCCCGCACCATAGCCGCACCCGATCTGCCCGAACGAAACCCGCCCATTCGGTATCGGGCCAACATTCCAACATCGTGGCTATCCATTAGCCTGCACGAAGGCAAAAACCGGCAGGTACGCCGAATGACAGCCGCCGTTGGTTTCCCGACGCTACGGCTCGTGCGCTGGTCCATCGAGAACCTTACCGCCGAAGGTATGCAGCCCGGCGACGTGCGCCAACTGAGCCGTGCCGAGGTGATGCGGGGGTTGACATTAGCGTAGATGTTCAGGCTACAGAATCCCT from Spirosoma montaniterrae encodes:
- a CDS encoding tetratricopeptide repeat protein, which codes for MHLRGLFYIFLLIGLARFANAQSSLLPDSLADAPDSVKCWHLRELGDQLIVKGKMPEAKAAYQQALELAQAAKRPVDIGMGYRSLGYWYQNANDYGKTLDLYHQALRIFHRHAPNRAVRVYLRIGQSYLYLKDPDKARSYFQRGLTVARQQRDTSDAVHFYGSLSIVEKDQKNYPKAIQYSQTALKLYQQQKNKLEYNVTLLNQALLYKDMGQYKTAEAQLKEVAAYSRQANDKEMLAYVDINLPNVLLPLNRLDEAEAASRRALAWINRTGVNQFSMHEEVYGHLSRIAERRGNYQQALAFYKLQMAAHDSVFNSAKNQQIAELDARYQTREQEARIQLLNESNALKDRQIWAGVGECCC
- a CDS encoding sensor histidine kinase, whose protein sequence is MLLLTLLLGGLFWQFQSIRRKRSEIERQADQLKTLMRELHHRVKNNLAIVSSLLRLQVRHLDDEKAIEAVRVSQQRVHAMSLIHQRLYQTDAVSSVNMREFLTDLAQNLMQAYGFEANRFDLQIAIDQPDVDVDVAIPMGLIANELITNAFKYAYTDVERPRLHIGLHNHNGLTLEVQDNGPGLADTDWQPQVNRQASFGQRLVATLSQQLDATIELVRQNGTLFRLHIPSNRLQPVE
- a CDS encoding MFS transporter, producing the protein MNSTISVEKPHRNLFVRNLLTFFLNRRALAIGLVFASDSILFGSWVSHIPYVKQKLQLSDAELGLTLFALPAGLLVMNPITGWIIGKLGEARACLWSAIGLALAVCIPLNAPNPAILALGLFLMGLNGALINVAMNTSATNLERAEGIVIMSSCHGMWSLGGLFGSGIAGAVIALHVAPPVHVMAMAALVLIGSFLLQPTLAQVPSSSRTESGEKAGSSFVRPNRDLLLMILIGLALAMGEGAAFDWSAVYLRETLGASSQIAALGFASFSLTMTSFRFLGDAIIPKIGAKRWLQIGGTLAAAGLLIAIALPYPAMALLGFAVLGAGCSLGAPILYAAALRVPGIPPAAGLATFATFSFVGFLAGPPIVGFIAESFGLYYGLGFVAISLLISAWLSRMVNLF
- a CDS encoding AraC family transcriptional regulator produces the protein MKLQFEKIEPEAGSSFRVIHLTEAETCRVFWHYHPEYEIVYIPHGNGQRRVGTNVSRYETGELVFIGPNLPHLNFSYGKAGQYDEIIVQMRDDFLGDSFLQKPELSHVRRLFERAHRGLAFGDETKQRVGPLLNELPAQPPFERMLTLLRVLQQLADAADMQPLHANGVRFDLNPKEQERISRVCQYVEQHYAQPIDVRAVADLVSLTVPAFCRYFKRMTNLTFTDFVNEYRVNQARRLLHSSRTVADVGYAVGFNNLSHFNKTFRAITGQTPSDYRKELVV
- a CDS encoding glycoside hydrolase family 113 — translated: MPLHLLLVFVTLLGCQTAPPFQYNGPKHKGVNLVAPPRQPDSMALAPVRAIGGEWVAIVPYGFNRKGDPHFYFSENRPKERRNWGQWWGETPAGVAETVRMARRQGLKTMLKPHVWMMGGSHLDLEFSTEADWQSFEHDYAQYVLFFAHMADSLNVDLYCITTELDRFAIARPAFWQRLIGQVKSVYKGKLTYAANWDRYERIPFWSELDYIGVDAYFPLSDDREPGPADLVRGWKPHLNALKKTSSRHQKPILFTEFGYRACDHTARRPWESDTECTANLTAQANAYAALLEAVWPQPWFAGGFAWKWFMDDDLRHRERDQYSPQDRTAGDVLQKAWKQVR
- a CDS encoding FG-GAP repeat domain-containing protein, translating into MKRVFLGLFTLLLGVALTPPERLPRFQRYFVAAESYESVGVFDVDNNDTLDLVSGDFWYEGPAFRRRHLIGNLPRQNEYYDDFSTIPMDVNADGRMDFVTGGWFDGTLRWLENPGKKNSRWPTHPIAKVGNIETTRAWDVDGDGTPEIVPNNPGHPLKYLKMTGPAQFTIVQIAPTQGHGLGFGDVNADGRGDFILSDGWLEAPADRASGPWTLHNEFSLGSASIPVLVIDVNGDKLNDLIVGQGHGYGLHWYEQTRTATGQRGWTKHLIDDKNSQYHCLEWVDLTGDGRPELLTGKRYRAHNDNDPGSNDPVGLYYFTWDVARKQFAKHDIAYGPAGVGKGTGIYFAVADLRKTGRKDIIVAGKDGLAVFFNER